Part of the Arvicanthis niloticus isolate mArvNil1 chromosome 3, mArvNil1.pat.X, whole genome shotgun sequence genome is shown below.
AAAAACTATTCCAAATTTAACTGCCTAATTATGAGCTGACCAAGGAAGACACTAATAGGATGTCAAAATGGACAATGGACTATTTCCTAAATAGCTAACCTTACATCCAGagataagtgtagttctcactcttcaccaaggaaacagaaaagactacaaaataaaaacacatccaCTCCAAAGGCAGAAATGTGAAGTCCAATCTCAATGGATATTCGTACAAAACATTGCTTGTACCTAAGGGCCAGGGAACATTCTTGAGGAGGGTTGGGAAGACTACAAAGGCAGGATCAGGGAGTTTACTATCAGAGTATCTCCTACTACTTTCAGAAGCCCATAATGTCTCATCAACATGACTGTCCAAGTGTGGGCTGTCCAAGACAGGAACAACAGACATGCTGACATGGGCATGGAGCCACAGGCCTCTTCCCTACAttaagaactacaggcaaccaagGAATGCTAAAAGTGAAAGACATCCTATTGCTCAGGGAAGGGCACACAACTGGTTCTCCAATAAATGGTCAggcctgaaaacacacacacacacacacacacacacacaccacaaaaactTAGCACATTACATTTACGACTATATACTATATGCATggaataacaacagcaataataacaTGAAAAAAGAgactataaatttgaaagaaagaggaaggtttgaagggagggaagggaagggaaaaatatTGTAATCATACAGTCctgaaattataattacaaaaattaagtaaaagtaaaaagatCTTCTTGCTTTAACCTCATAATAAAGGTATCATTGAAAGCAAAAGATGTACAATATAAAATGATAGTGTTAatattttccatgtttcttttattataagtTAATTAttctataatattaaaaattaaacctAATAACATATAATACTTAAAAGtctttatatcttttaaaacaaacaatttgAAAATGTACAGTTAGGAGTCTAGGATCTTACCCAAATTTTACATTgttctttcccaatttctctagGTTTTGCCAGTGTGTTCTTTCCTTATATTGAAAACACTCCAAAAACGTATCTTAAATCTGTTCTCTAATATCTACCCTATTAATTCACATTAATTCCTTTCTTGCTTATCTCATAATAACTAATCAAAATCTTTCTCCTTAGCTTGTTCGTcatcttttaaataattattaatctttatttttatttattgcacTTTAACagtgaaaatacagaaagaatataTGCGCCAagatatatgataaaataaagaaCCCTTTACTGCCTAGTGGCTCAATTCAAACAAAAAGATTCaatagtgaaaaataaaaagagccgAGTTGTACCCTGATGTTTTGCTCACGGTtctgctctggctggcctagagcaGAGCAGGTTCGGAGACTTATCATTACTGATGTACTGATACCTTACACATGCTTATTGGCACTCACGCAATACTCGAAACAGTGGCAGAACATACCAGGTGACAAAGGCAGTCCAAAGCTTTAAggggaaataaagagaaaagttgtATGAGAAATTTCTAATTGTGCAACAATAACAAATATTTCAAATTGTGCATTAAAAAAATTCAAGgccttttagtttaaaaaaaaaaaaaaaaaaaaaaaagcaggaattaCCAAGAAGCCCCTGGTGATTTTCTGAATTCTTTACTTGTATTTATACCAAACTTCTTAATTCTCATATTAAATCtctgaaagaatataaataaaaaaattgtataagttTAAGAAACTATGACAGTAGaagcaaaaaacaacaaagcaaaaccaaacaaaacaaaacccccaaactagAGACTGTCTCCAATAATAATTCTCAGGGAAAATAAGAGATGGGATAATCAAGAACAATGCCTGGCTTCACAAAACTGCACAACTCAGCCAGAGAAATAAGCAAGGACACATGAAAGTGTCAAACATAAAGACAAATATACTTCATGggtatcacagaaacagaaatgatgaAACCTTGCCCtaccacagtggttctcaacctgtgggtcacaactccttCAGCAAACCTctactttcaaaaatatttacattatgattcataatagtagtaaaatcacagttatgcagtagcaatgaaaataattttatggttgggggttcccaacacaaaatgatgaactgcattaaagggtcacagcactaggaggGTTAAAGACCACTGTCCAGCAGATCTAAAAAACTATTGGATAGCAAAAACCAtggttcaaaaaagaaaaaaaaaagagagagagattaactCACCAATGATAATTGTGAAGCAGTTAACAGTAAGAACTCACTGATTGATGCATGCCATAGGCTTACCATGGTGCTAAATATTTGATGCATTTcttcttatttacattttaatattggtatttaatattttcaataaactTATGAGTTTATCATCTTCATTTTTCAAAGAAGCAACTCAATGCTATTAAGTTTTATCAAATCTACATAATGAAAGGCTATGTTTAAATATTGACTCTAATCTATACTTACTTAAAAAACACAGAATACTTAATACAATGTTAATTTATGAGTATCATTCAGGCTCACAGAAAAACGTCCAACCATACATAAATTGTATAAGGGTAGGAATTTTGATGGTTTTAACTTAAGTGTAGAGTTAACTTAAAGTGGAACATGTCAAGGTGAGAGAGAAATTTAGATAATGATTTTAGGATAACAGATTATAAAGGGAGAGGCAAAGAGGGTGATGTGCAAAAGGGAATTTCACATGAAAGGAAAATCCAACACAGAAGAAGGCCAGAAAAGACAGTAGTCAAATAaaggcatatgtgtgcatatacttgcacacacacacacacacacacacacacacacacacacacacacacacactacatacccacacatacatactcacacacactatacacatacagacacacacactcactcacatactctcatacacacatatacccactcatacacacatacatacccattccgatcatagaataaaatatttcaaaattattacaTAAATGCGGTTGGAATGAATTTCCAAAGAACCTCAAAGACATCATATATCAACAGAGTGGGTGATACAAACCCTTTTATTATTCCATAAGATGCCCGTTACTTCAATGCAGTGGTCTAGGAAACATGAACTAGTATTTTCCAAGAAATCTATATAAACACCATATAAAAggtaagaggaaagaaaatgaggaagacgCTGACAAGGAAGCACTTGGTAAACTGCTGACTGCACCAGTGATGTCACTGTGCCCCTCTCAAACAGCAGCGTGCTGTTAGGCCAAAATGAGAACCAGCTTGTAGATCCAAAGTGGAGGTGTAACAGACAGAGCAAAAAGCTGAACAAAAGGCCTGTTTACTAGACTGATACATTTCTAAGAACTATGACAGAGGCTAAATCTACTTTTTCCCCCTATATTAAAAATATCAGCCAGGCAAGGTGATGTGCCCCAACTATCCCAAGATTCCAGAATCTGAGGCAGAGGTATCATGTAGGTAAGCTTGAGCTACaggaaagactctgtctcacGCCCGACCCCCAAGTTATGttggaaaacagaacaaataaaatcAGCACAAAGATGACACAGATGcattataaaattcttaaagtaAGAATCTGCAAGTGAAACCTGGCATGGGCAGCTCAGCCTTCTTAAACTTCTTGAATATGAATTGTATACATGTGTCCCAGTTTCCTTCTAAAACTCAATCCATGGTATTGTTTGGAGTCAGGGTGGtcttcatgtatgtgggtacctgAGCCACTGACTCAGGGCCTAGTTGACAGGAATACATATGGTTGGAGAACTTCAAGAGAAGTTCTAATTCTTTATAGCTTGGGGCAGTTAAAAAAGAGTATGAGCCTAGCTCAGAGACTTGTGGATTTGGTCACAGAGCACTCCATAGAGCAACTATCACAAATGCAGTTGTGAACTTCCTAGTTTCTAAGTGCTTTTGATGTTTACTTTGTACTACACAGTACTGTGTTAACTTAGAATAGCATAATGGCTAATTTGACCACCTTGCTGTTACAAATGCCAAAAAAGCTGATAGAACAAAATGGATTTGACCAATGCAATGTTGTTGCATCATTTCAATCTCATAAAATGTACTATTTATACAGCATAGTAAAACAAAGAGCAGCAAAGCAAGGTCTGCCTGCACACATCCCTTTCATACCTCTCCCTGTGCTCAGTTTGTCCCTTAAACTATAGGTGTTTGCTAGGGTGATATTCTTAGCATTCTGAACTTCAAGTACCTCTTTTGACCTGCTCTGTAAATAACTCACCCAAACTCAAGGCTTCATTTACATTTTTCCTAGTATCTATTTTCAGCTCTATCCTCTGTGATGTCACAGATACATATAACCAAGTAGATATCTAAATATGCATGGAAAACTAGGCATTTTAGGTGAAAAACACCTTCAAAATTTGAGTATTCAAGCTGGTAGAGGACCAAATAAAACCACCTTCCAccagcacaaaagaaagaaagacacatgtATGTGCGCGTGTATGtgcgcgcatgtgcacacacacacacacacacacacacacacacacacacacacacacctatcaaattacagaaaagagaagaacacagagagaaacagacccaGCAATatagaaagcaaaagaaaggggGAGCAAGTATataatgtcacacacacagacaaattagattttaaattaaGAGATTATTAGActtaatgtaaatgtaaaaatctatttgtatACCTAAAACATGAGAAAACATTGAGGGTTAAATAGACACGACCAAATACAATAAAGTAGAAACTCTGTCTAGCTGTGTTAATATCAAGTGAAGTAAATTTAAGGACAAAGCTTGTTTTTAGTGCTAAGGAATGATGCTGCATAAGAAAATCACAGGATACGATTCTAAACTTACAGGCATCTAACAACAGCATCAAATACACCCAGCAGTTTCACAGAATTACAAGCACTATCATAAAGTACTACCTTCTTTAGTACCAGACAGATTACATGAAAGAACAAAGAATTGGCATGCTTGTGTTCAAGCACAGTTAGATAGGGAGCGTGCACACTCAGCACTCAGCATCTAATGCACCTGTCAAGCACACTTAAgacatttatttacaaataaaaactatAGCAACTGAAAACATTGTTAACTGTGGGATAGACAACCAGCCTGAAGGAATCAGTTAGGAATGTGGAAGTTCACAGAAGGAATGATCTCCGCAATAGTAAATATCGGGGTTAACTGAGAactatcatctctatctctatctctatctctatctctatctctatctctatctctatctctatctctaatctatcatcatcatctatacctatacctaatctatatctatctatgtatatatacagagtagaaaaatatatgtacacacacataaatctaCATAATAACAATATGAACAATGGGTGGAAGGATAGTTTGATGACAGATTGCTTCACTGGCATGCACAAGGCTTGGGTTCAATCACCAGAaccgtaaataaataaattaaagtgcATGTAATTTTATTGTGGCTAGTGAGATATTTTACCTGACCTGCTTTTACGTAAGAGTAAAAATATAGTCAGGAAGCTATATTTCATGTCAGCTGAGGATAGCCATTAACCCAAGGCACAGTGGGAGACAGTACAGTAAAATAATACGAAGGAGAGGGAGGTGGTTAGCTatgcatttctttcctttttaaaaggaaaacctgCAAGAAACAGATTTTGCGCAAATGTCGGTTAAGAATGAGTACCACGGGTGGTCAGAGGGTGTGGTCCTGAGACTGCAGTTCTGATAAGCTCACATGCTATGTACAGGCTATCCTTCGGTTTAAAGACAATATAGAAATACCAGCTATACCTTTGTGCTGAGCACAAATACCTTGTATTTTCTGTATGTCTACAATacttcatatataaaaatgaagctCAGAAGACTTGCCAGCAGCCACACATGGGCTAAGTCACTTGTAATTACAGAATGATGCATAtatccatgtatgtgtgcatgtgtgtgtacatatgtaaatatataaacagagagatatggagagacagagggagaggctgCTTTTGTTATGacacataaaatagtatttagaaatatatacacacacatataagtgaGGCGCCCATGAAAACTCTCACATCGATAGTATTTCTGAAAGAACATTTTAGTAGTGATTaataacattttacattttctaccTCCAAGTTTCTAACATTTGACACGCTACTTAATTAAGCCCAACCTCTTCATCTGTCATTGATGCAATACTCCTCAGGGACACTTTATGAGATGTTCTTAcactataaaaaatgaaaagtaacatTAATTCAGATGACATTTAGAATAATAACAATTCAGATTAACATTTTGAGTATTGTAAGCAAATGAcaccataaaaaagaaaacaaactgtctTGTAAATAAATATTGCTGAGGGTTTGGGCAATTTATACTAGGTAACTAATCAATACATCCATTCATCAAAGAATATAGAATCTGGGAGGCCAGGACTTTGTGGTGGTTTTTGAGTTATATTTGCCAAAACCTATAATATCTCCTGGAACATAACAGCAAAACCAAATAATTATTTCTGAAATGAATAAACAGATAAGGAAAATGTTATTTAGTGACTTGAATATGCCAGGATGTTATATGGCATATAAGAAAACAATCCAAAATTGCCATTTCCCTGCAGGGCATCAACACTCAGTGAGCAAGAAagacacataaaattattttacatactaTATTACATTTAACAAATATTGATGTTACTGCAAATCTAGGTATTTTAGATGGTAGAAAAAAGTGATAAGGCAATAGATATGCTTAGAGGAactatatgtaaataaatgtgtaataGAATGATGCAAAATTAAATTAGATAGTATGGATGATAAAGTATGTGCAAGATTCTATGAAAACCTACCAAACAGGTGCCCAGATTGTCCAGGAAGTCCTTAGAAATTTCCAAGAATGAATATGAATTCTGGGTCTAGTGGTGCAAAAATCTGCTGGCTGGCTTTGGGCTAAGGTAGTATACAACAAGCAAAATTAGGTAGGGGAAACTCTGAGATAAATATGTTACCAGGGAAATTGGGGTAAAAACACTTTTATGAGTTTGGAGCCAAGAAAGCTGCACCTTGTGTAGCAGAAGTTAGCAAGAAGCTGGATAGAGGGCATGAAGGGATGGATGGGGGAAGCCCAGGGTGCAAGGGAAAGGCAGTGAAGGCTTTGGCCAGTATCCACAAGGAAAaatcagaaagacagagaggaaagaaagacacgTTGGAAGGTGGGGCCCAAGGCTAATCAGGAGGCCTGAATCCATTGTCAACTGCCTCCATACTTATTAGTTATTGCCTAGCTATCTAGCATATTCTAAAAGAGACATGGGAAAGAAAAAGGGTTATTTggaaaaattagagaaatttAGTGTGCCAAGATTCAAGCACAGGAGGGAGAAAAAGTGTTGGAAACGAGGCTAAAACGCACACCGAAGCTCAAGGACTTATAGACCATAAGAAAATTTCCTATTACAATTAAGGACTATCAGCAAGACAGTAAATGCTAGTGACAgtcttcagatttatttttaaaaatctatgtattTGAAAGCTACAGCAGTGTGTTCCAAAGCTGGACAAGGATGAGAAGAATTGAGAagaaaaaggtaagaaaaatttACCAAATGTTTGAAATTCTTTGAAATAGACCTTTACAATGTTGTTTTATCTATTTTACTTGAAGATTATAATTGCACTGAAATATCCATACCCCAAAGCCCACCTTAtagaataaatgtgtgtgtgtgtgtgaccacatACAGGTCTCTCAGTGATTTAAAGTCAACTGTAATGCATCATGAGTATTCTTATATCTAACTATGAAGCTGGAATATCATCCTGCAACACTACATGAGTAACATTCCAAAACTAAACAAATGCTGCACTTAGGCGTACAGTGGCAGACTCCACATCTAAAAAAAACTGCTTTACTTTTTCAATGGAAACTTCCCCTGAAAACGAGATGACCAGAGAGAGAAGCTGTGAACTAACAGTCACTGAGCAGCATGGGTTGAGCATTCTTCTAGTCTCTGCCTTTCATCTCATATTCTTTTATACACCGTAAAGCAAATATTATCTCCACAGAGGCACAGCTAGTAATGGATAAGACTGAAAGCGAGTCCCAAGGCTGTCCACCTCTGAGGCCTGCAGACTTGCAGCAGACCCTATCACTGACTCTGGAATGCCAGGAGCTACTGTATTTGTTGTGTATTTGACAAAAGTTATAGATTTTGCAGAAGGTATGCATCTCACTGACTTATTGTGTGCTTCTTTGGAACCATCTTCATTCAgagcttcagtttcttcctccTTCAGAGAAGAGAGACACACAGTGTGAAGGTCAGTCAGCAGCACAGGGCAGGAAGCACCTTCTTCCCAAAAAAATAATATAACTGCAACTTGCATGAAACCCAGGCATTAGAAGGTTAAGCTGGCAAGCCAATTCCTTTAAAAAACTCAGCTCTCATACACATTcatgtatgttttctcttttaagactTATTGTATTGATTATTTGTATTGACAGAGAACACGTCTGATTTGTTCTACTTTGACCCTTAACCTTAATCAAATAGCTATAGatcaggagaaaagaaacaagaccTCAAAATATCTGGATGAAACCCTGAAGAAAGTACAAGGAAAAGCGATGGCACAGAGGATGATAACAAAATGTACACTTTGCTTCAGACAAATATCAGAATCAGGACAAATTTATACAAACACCAAGCATCCAAGTATAACAGAATGTCAACATTCTTGTTAAATGGAGCCATTGTAATCCTAACGTCACTGACACATGTTATTGGCAGGTgtcagaacaagaaaatggacaggcttttaaaaactttaatagAATTCTAATTTAGAAATATGTTTATACCTCAAACATGTCAGATTCTTCTTCCAGTTCTTCTAAGGAGGCTTCTTCTTCTATGTTGAAAAATATAATGAACACGAGACAGCTAAAGCATATACAGTAACAAGTGGGGTTTCAGCAGACCTCCCTCCCCAGCCTCAGTCAGTTCATGCTACAACCATGGCTCAGGAAGTGGAAAGTTTTGGCTTCACACCCAAGTCTACTCATGTTCAATTCCAAATGGATCTGGAATCTTACTTCCTGTGAATGTCTTCCCGAAGGGCACGGGGAGCCAGAGAAGcacagaagggaagagaggaggcgGAGGGCCGTCACCCAACGCCAACATCTACAGACCGCCTTCTGGTTGGGTTTCTGTCAATTCAGAGACACAGGTAAAGTCACAAACTTTGTGACTTTAACTCAAATACCCAATGACTGCAAAGCACCTGTGTGAGGACACAGACATGACAGCAGTGGTGATGAAGGAAAAGCAACAGGATTTTTTGCCCAGAGTGTCTGACACCAGGTGAAGAGCCAGTACAGAATACTGTGAGGGgcaatgggaaaaagaaaaaagaaaagttttctggCAACCCAATTCGAAACTCGTTTCCCTCCacccttgctttttctagagctCCCATTTTCCCACTCagattttcaactttttttttctggattttgcTGTCTTTCGTTGCCTTTGCTATTGAATCTGAGTATTTCCAACTATATCAactgggtgttttttgttttgttttgttttgttttgttttgtttgtgtgtgtgtgtgttctggtttttgttagttttgagACAAAGCCTCTCTACTTAGccgaggctgtcctggaactcactacatagatcaggctggcctcaaactcacagaaatctgcctgcctctgtctcgagtgctaagattaaagatgtgcaacaTCATTCATGATTATGTTACtggtttttatataattttacttgttCACTAATTGCAACCCACTGcatagatttatttaaaaaaatagtcttcAAGCCaccttttctttcaaagtttatttctctttcattcattttattcttccAATTGACCTGAATTCAGTATTGAAATATCTTAATATCTAGTACTTAATAATAGTTTGCATTTTAATCTAAATTCCCTAAATTTCAATTGGCACTTCTTGGTCAAGAGAATGTTTAAATatgtctttaaacttttagaTATGATTGATAAATACAGGAAAAGCATAAATATTTTTGACAATTgaaatcatcatcataatcatcattttTCTTGCTGCTGGAGAACTAATTGAGATCTTACACATTCTAGGTAAAAGTGCCTACCTTGGAGCTGCACTCTGAGCATGCTTGAAATGAAGTATGAGAGGCAATTTTAGACACTTAAAATTTTCCCATTAAAAGGttattttacacataaaatattaacatattaCAATATACTGTATAATATATGTCTTATGATGTTATATGGGTGTATCTTATGCATACTATCTCCACAGTATGgtcttattaatatattatttaaattaacaGTGCTAATGTAATAATGATACTCATAGATCATAATATGACATATTATATGACGTTATACAATAACAATTAAAAGTAAGCACAGAGAAAAACTAAAGATAAAAGCAAagtcacacaaataaaatgtaattgttaAATATGGACATAATAAAGAAAGACTAGATAACACAATCTGAGAGGAAACAGATCTGAAATTGATAAGAAAATGTCCAGTACCTACTCAATGAGTTTAGTGAATTTCAAGACTTTAGTTGAGGATAAAAACGTTGATATAAACTCACCACCATAAACAggttaaatagaaaaaaaaaccacctacTTTGGCTGTTTCATGAAAGGCAATTTGAGAAGTATAACTAAAATATTTCACATTAGGAAGAGACTAAAATATACTTCATGCACAGTAATAATGtctttttaattgtattaatATCCCACCCACAatgacattcagagagattaAATTGAAAAGACAAATCAGGGCTcatgagatagctcagtgtgtAGGCAATTTGTAAATCTAACTTTtagtatatatttgtatttcaatgcatctatgttttatttaaaaaacttaaTAGTTCATTACGCAAACCTAATTACACCAAGTGTGAACTCTcaagagcaacaacaacatcaaTGTGGGCATGTGACAGAGTGTGTACAATCACACCCTATCCCAGAGCTCCTCAGTGAGGGACATGCTCAGTGATTTATGTGTACATTAAAGTTTGAGAGGTAAATTGTTATCTCCAGAAACTTAGAAAAGCCCTTTTTAGCACCGAGGGTGGAGCActatgcattttgtttgtttttaaggggAAAGTAGCCAGGTGATGGAGATGAAATGAGACTGATCCAGTAGAATCTCTGATAATATAaaagttatgtgtatgtgttaaggAGAGCATGTTGGTAATCTCACCTAGCCCCTGGGATGCTGAAGCAAGATTGTGGACTAGCTTGTGTTACATAGACTGTAgggcaggaaagagaaagagggagggggagagggaggcagagtcagaggcagaggcagagacagaggcagagacagaggctgtTTATGAAGAGAAAAATCCTGTTTATTATCACTATGTGATAAAGTGTATCACCTACAATACTACATGTTTTTATATGACCCCAAAAAGCTAAatcaaaatacaagaaaaaggTGAAAAGAACTTTAATGTAGGTCATAAACACCTTACAAATGTTTGATGATTTTTATGTAGAAACAGAAATTTGCTATGGTATTATAGAAAGAACTTGAGGTATACTTTGGAGGCAgcccgtgtttttttttttctgtttgtttgtttttgtttaaataacTGGAATTCAATATCTGTAGATGAAATGAAAGCAAgtttaatataaaacatgttcttAAGTTTTAAATACATGTAAATTCACCTAAGCAAACGTACCATTTTCTTCCAAAAATATGTTCAGTCCATTCACAATTTCTTGCCTGTTTCTTAACTTGCCATTCATCTCTATGATCTAAATTAGAAAACAATTAAAACATCTAACAGAAAGTGCTTAAAAATCAGGTAAGTCTAGCTTTAATGATCAATTGGAATGCCAGTTATTGGTATTAAGCATCTCCATATAAATGCTACCCACAAAATTGTATTTGCATGTTCAACTCCCTTATTATTAAAGAACTGCTGCACTTAGGTTGGCGTCCTGAAGACTTCAGTATCACCTGGGAAATTGTCATAAGTGACATTTTGGTACTACACCCAAGCCATCCCTCAATCTGAAATTCTGGATATATGCCTAACAATCGGTTTCAACAAGCCCATCATGTAATGAGTCCAATTTTGATAAGTATTGGTACAACATTTTAAAGTTCCAGGAAAAACTCAAATCAAGTAAACAGAAAAGAACCTTAGAGTGGTTCTGTAAGAGTCCAGGTTTGATGCTGGCTCATTAGCATTTCTGAATAGAGAAGGTtttatactacacacacacacacacagacacacacacgtacagTGTAATAAGAACCCACCCAGGGTCTAACACTCACTAGATAAGTGCCCTACCATTGAGTTGTATCTCCAGCTGCATaactctgttttaaaaattttgagacaagagtcttgcTAAtttgcccaggatggccttgaacttacttgTACCCATCCAGGCCTTGACTTTTCAATCTTGCCTCATCCTCTTGAGTaactggggttacaggtctgGTAACCCACCTCCAACTTTTCATTACTCGTGCAAATGAACATAGAGAGCTGTCGACAGTCTCAAGTATGTTCATTTGGCTCTGCAGGAAAAGTTACTGTTTCCTTTTAATACCTTTCTCCGTTTCACTAATAATAGCATCAACAGGAGAAATGGTGTGCACTGTAATTAGTGTGCACTTGAGTCACTTAATCACCTGCgcctttgttttctttgggtCCAGCTGACTGGGTAG
Proteins encoded:
- the LOC117706220 gene encoding uncharacterized protein LOC117706220; protein product: MAGAGSNGEALAPRMEIIEMNGKLRNRQEIVNGLNIFLEENEEEASLEELEEESDMFEEEETEALNEDGSKEAHNNVRTSHKVSLRSIASMTDEERFNMRIKKFGINTSKEFRKSPGASCFGLPLSPGKENADMEKKRRRLERFGLL